The [Clostridium] scindens ATCC 35704 nucleotide sequence CGTAGTTCCTAAACTTGCGAAATTATCTTTTTGTAAGAAGAACAAGCCAAGCAAACTTGCCACGTACCGTTATCAGGAAATATTAAAGAACCTTGAATAGCAAAGGCTTATGGAAAACGGGAGGAAATAACGGGGAGGTGTTGAAAGGTGACGGAGAGAAAAGACGTTATCTCCCACTGTCTGACATATAAGAGCGTCTATGAGGATTATCCTTTCCGGGATAAGAATTGGTGCGTGATCCGCCACAGAGAGAATCGGAAGGTATTTGCCTGGATATTTGACAGGGAGGGCTATGTGTGGGTCAATGTAAAATGTGATCCCCAGTGGAGAGACTTCTGGAGGACGGCCTACGATTCTGTGGTTCCGGCCTACCATTTAAATAAAGCGCACTGGAATTCGATCATTCTGGATGGAACGATTCCGGAAAAAGAGATCAGAAGGATGATCGGGGAGAGTTACGACCTGACAAAGAAAGAGAGGAAGGGATAAGAAGATGTATGAATCAAGATGCGGGGGTTGCT carries:
- a CDS encoding MmcQ/YjbR family DNA-binding protein, whose protein sequence is MTERKDVISHCLTYKSVYEDYPFRDKNWCVIRHRENRKVFAWIFDREGYVWVNVKCDPQWRDFWRTAYDSVVPAYHLNKAHWNSIILDGTIPEKEIRRMIGESYDLTKKERKG